CGGCCGCCTCGGTGATCTCCTGCTGGATCGCGGTCCGCCCGCCCACCCAGACCGGCGCTCCCGGCACCGCGTGCACCGCTTTCCGGATCTCCGCCAGGGTTTCGCGTGCCTCCGGCGATTCGGCGGGCGCGGTCAGGGTCGCGTCGAGCTGCACCAGGTTCCCGGCCGGGGCCCCGGCCCGCACATCGGCCACACCCCGCACCCGCGCCGCCGTGGCCACCGCCGCCGCGACCCCGGGTTCGGTGATGATCACCACCGGATCCCCGGCCCCGGCCGGGAAGTGGCGCTCCAGCACCTCCTGCCCGGCGACCGCCTCCACCCGGTCGAGAAAGACCTCGGGCTGCCGCACCCCGCTGGAGCGCAGCGTTCCCGCCAGCACCGCCAGCCCGGCCAGCACGAGCACGCTGAGCACCCACACCGGCCGATACCGGCGGCCGACCAGCGCCGCCACCCGGCCCCACAGCCGCGGCCCCGGCTTCGCTCTTGGCCGCGCGGGCCAGAAAGCCGCGCGTCCCAGCAGCACCAGTGCCGCGGGCAGGAAGGTCAGCGAGACCAGCAGGGAGGCGGCGATGCCGATGGCCGCGACCGGGCCGAGCCCCTGGTTCGACGAGAGTTCGCTGAACAGCAGGCAGGCCAGGCCGAGCACCACCGTGCCCGCGGACGCGGTGATCGACTCGGCCGACGAGCGCACCGCGGCCGCCACCGACCGGCTCGGGCTCACCGCGGTCGCGAACTCCTCACGATGCCGCGCGATCAGCAGCAGCGCGTAGTCGGTGGACGCGCCGAACACCAGGATGAACAGGATTCCCTGGCTCTGCCCGTTGAGCGTGAGCACCCCGTTCGCCGCGAGCGGGTGGATCACCAGCGCCGAGACGACCAGCGCGAGGCCCGCGGACGCCAGCACCACCACCGGCAGCAGCGGGCTGCGGTAGACCAGGACCAGCACCAGCGCCACCACCAGCGCGGTGACCACCAGCAATCGCCCGTCGATCCCGGCGAACGCCTCGCCGAGGTCCGCGGTGTACCCGGCGGGTCCGGTCACCCGCGCGGTCAGCCCGGCCGGGAGGTCCGCGCGGACGACGTCCCGCATCCGCTCCACGGTCCGCCCGGCCTCGAAACCGTCCACCCCGGAAACCGGCACGGTGACCAGCAGGGCCCGGCCGTCGTCGGCGCGAACGGGTGCCGACGGCGGGCCGGTCAACCCGGCGAGCCGGGAAACCTCGGCCACCCGCGCGGCCACCGCCGTGCCGTCGGCTTCGGTCAGCCCGGCGGGCCGGTCGAACACCACGAGCGCGAGCTGGATCTTCCCGCCCATGATCTTTTCCTGCAGCCGCACGACTTCGGTGGCTTCGGCGGTCGCGGGCAGGAAGGATTCGCCGTCGTTGCGCTGCACGTGGCTCAGTGCGCCAGGCGCACCGCTGCCCACCGCGCCCAGCACGAGCCACACGACCAGCACGAGTGCGGGCAGCCACCGGCGGCGCACGCCTGCCGGGCGAGAATCCGGCAGCAGCCCGGGGGTGTCGACGCGCATCGGTGATCCGCCTCTCCGTTCGATGTATTCGGTGCCCGCTGTGCCCGCAGTGCCCGTCCCCGGGCGGTTACACTCCCACCGGTATTCGCGGAGCAAAACCGCCGGACCGCTGATTTCCGGCACATTCGGCCGTCCGGCGGAAAGTGAACGGCGACTCGAACCAGCGCTCCGCCTACCCCACTTCGGCTTACCTGTCACGGAGGTGATAATTCGCCGCGCGCACTTGTGCGGGGGACGACAACCTGTCCCGCGGCGCGCACATCTGTGCTATCCATGAAGTTCCCGAGTTCCCGAAGCGGTCCGGATAAAAAACGAGGAGAGGCCGCGACCGATGTCGAATTCGTCCCGTGACGATCAATTCCCGTGGCGGGCGCTGCCCCCGTCGGTGGCGTCCTGGCTGCGCCCGGAGATCCCCAAGGTCGCCGAGGAGATGATCACCGCGATCCGGCGGGAGGTCCCGGCGTACAACCGGCCGATGTCGGGCAGCTTCGGCGCCGGTCTCCGGCTGGGCGTGGAACAGGCACTGCGGCAGTTCGTGGAGCTGATCGCCGACCCGGACGCGCCACAGGCGCACAACACCAAGATCTTCCGGCGGCTGGGCCGGGGCGAGCTGCAGGAGGGCCGCAGCGTCGACGCGCTGCACGCCGCCTACCGCGTGGGTGCCAGGGTCGCCTGGCGCCAGTACGCGAACGTGGCCAGGCGGGCCGGGTTCTCCGCCGACACCACCGGCATCCTGGCCGAAGCCGTGTTCACCCACATCAACGACATGGCGGCCGAGTCGGTGAAGGGCTACACCGACGCGCAGGCGGCCACCGCGAACACCCGGCAGCGGATGCGCGAGCGCCTGCTCGCACAGCTGATCTCGGACACCCCGGCGTCGTGGAGCGCGGTCGAGGACCTGGCACGTCAGGCGAGATGGCCGCTGCCCGCGACCGCGGCCTGCGTCGCGGTGGAACCGGCCGACGGGGCACCGGTCGAATGGCCCGCCCTGCCCCCGGCCGTGCTGCAGTCGTCCGACGAGGCCGAGCCGTACCTGCTGGTACCCGACCCGGACGCGCCGGGAATGGAGGCGTCGCTGCGCGCCGCCCTGCGCGGCACCAGCGCCGCGCTCGGCCCCACCGTCCCGATCGCCATGGCCCACCACTCGCTGCGCTGGGCCCGCCGCGCGCTGCAGCTGGTCCAGCGCGGTGCCATTTCGCCGAAACCGCTGGTCTCCTGCGCGGACCACCTCAGCGTGCTGCTCCTGCTCACCGACGAGCAGCTGGCGCAGCAGCTCAGCGACCGGGTGCTGCTGGTCTTCCGCGACATGACGCCCGTGCAACGCGACCGCCTGGAGTCGACCCTGCTGGCCTGGCTCACCTCGACCGGCCGCAGCGCCCCGGAGGTGGCGACCCTGCTCGGCACCCATCCGCAGACCGTCCGCTACCGGATGCACCAGCTGATGGAGTTGTTCGGCGACCGGCTGAACGATCCCGATTTCCGGTTCGAGGCGGAAGCGGCCCTGCGTGCCCGCACCCTGCTCGGCAATGGCTGAATGTCGGAAAAGGGCACTGATGAAATGTAAGTTGCCCGGCCGGCGGGCGGAATGCGAAAAGATCGGCGGCCTGCTGTCCGATATCGCCGCGGGCGCGGGTGGCGGACTCGTGCTGCACGGGGAAACGGGCATCGGAAAGTCCGCACTCGTACGATTCGCCATCGCGGAGGCGGCCGATTTCACCGTTCTCCGCATCACCGGTCACGCAGCGGAATCAGCCGTCCCGTTCGCCGCATTGCACCACTTGCTCCAGCAGTTGTCCGGTGAAACCTCACGCCTCGCACGGACGCTGGAAGAAGGCGCGCACGAAGGCCTCGCCCTGCCCGCCGAGGTGCTCCGCTCGTTGCGGCAGGCGGCGCGGCAGCGTCCCGTGCTGTGTGCCGTGGACGACGCGCACCAGGTCGACGAGCCGTCCCTCCGCGTACTGTCCTTCGTGGCCAGACGGGTGGGGAACGACCGCATCGGAATGCTCTTCACCCACAACGACGAAAGCTGCGACGGCGGCCCCCTCTCCGGGCTTCCCTCCCATCGGCTCCTGCCACTCGACCAGCAGGCGAGCCGGGAAGTGCTGGTGGCCACCGTGCCATTGCCGGAGGTGCGCGCGGCCCTCGCCGAATCGGCGATGGGCAACCCGCTGGCGCTGACCGAGTTGGCCGCGTCGCTGACGGCCGCCCAGCTCCGGGGCGAGCTACCGGTACCCCGGACGCTGCCGCCGTCCGGCCGCCTGCACCGCGCCTACCGGGCCCGGCTGGCCCGGCTGCCCGCCGCGACCAGGTCGCTGGTCCTGCTGGCCGCCGCCGATGATCCGTCCGATGTGGACACCCTGGTCCGCGCGGCGGCCTCGCGCGGGGTGGACATCGCGGCACTGGAGCCCGCCGAGTCGGCCGGGCTGATCCGCGTCGAGAACACCACCGTGGTCTTTTCACCGCCGTTGCTCCGCTCGGCCGCCTACCACGAAGCGACTGTCGCCCAACGCGGAGCGGCTCACCGGTGCCTGGCCGAGGCGCTGCCCCCCGGCACCCTGCGGCAGGTGCTGCACCGCGCCGCCACCGCGA
The genomic region above belongs to Amycolatopsis sp. YIM 10 and contains:
- a CDS encoding MMPL family transporter — translated: MRVDTPGLLPDSRPAGVRRRWLPALVLVVWLVLGAVGSGAPGALSHVQRNDGESFLPATAEATEVVRLQEKIMGGKIQLALVVFDRPAGLTEADGTAVAARVAEVSRLAGLTGPPSAPVRADDGRALLVTVPVSGVDGFEAGRTVERMRDVVRADLPAGLTARVTGPAGYTADLGEAFAGIDGRLLVVTALVVALVLVLVYRSPLLPVVVLASAGLALVVSALVIHPLAANGVLTLNGQSQGILFILVFGASTDYALLLIARHREEFATAVSPSRSVAAAVRSSAESITASAGTVVLGLACLLFSELSSNQGLGPVAAIGIAASLLVSLTFLPAALVLLGRAAFWPARPRAKPGPRLWGRVAALVGRRYRPVWVLSVLVLAGLAVLAGTLRSSGVRQPEVFLDRVEAVAGQEVLERHFPAGAGDPVVIITEPGVAAAVATAARVRGVADVRAGAPAGNLVQLDATLTAPAESPEARETLAEIRKAVHAVPGAPVWVGGRTAIQQEITEAAERDRRVIIPAVLLVVFLVLALLLRALVAPLVLIGTVVLSFAATLGVGALVFNEVLGFPGSDPSVPLYAFVFLVALGVDYNIFLVTRVREEARRAGTREGTLRGLTVTGGVITSAGVVLAATFAALAVLPILFLAQIAFLVAFGVLLDTLLVRSLLVPALTVHIGRAIWWPGRLRRGAV
- a CDS encoding CdaR family transcriptional regulator encodes the protein MSNSSRDDQFPWRALPPSVASWLRPEIPKVAEEMITAIRREVPAYNRPMSGSFGAGLRLGVEQALRQFVELIADPDAPQAHNTKIFRRLGRGELQEGRSVDALHAAYRVGARVAWRQYANVARRAGFSADTTGILAEAVFTHINDMAAESVKGYTDAQAATANTRQRMRERLLAQLISDTPASWSAVEDLARQARWPLPATAACVAVEPADGAPVEWPALPPAVLQSSDEAEPYLLVPDPDAPGMEASLRAALRGTSAALGPTVPIAMAHHSLRWARRALQLVQRGAISPKPLVSCADHLSVLLLLTDEQLAQQLSDRVLLVFRDMTPVQRDRLESTLLAWLTSTGRSAPEVATLLGTHPQTVRYRMHQLMELFGDRLNDPDFRFEAEAALRARTLLGNG